ACAAGTGATGCATTGACCTCAGCAATTTCACCACTCACCGGAGAATATAAATCGCTAACGGCTTTCACACTTTCTACTTCCCCAAACACTTTGCCAGCCTCACAGGTTGAGCCGATTTCTGGAAGCTCAATGTAAACCAGATCGGTCAATTGGTTGACGGCAAAATCGGTGATGCCCACAGTTGCCATCTCGCCGTCTACACTGACCCATTCATGAGTTTTGGTGAATTTTAAGTTGCCCTGATCCATGATTGCAAAACCCTCTATTCTATTTCTTTGCTCAAAGGTCGTGAACAGCTTCCACCTTGAGAAAAGAAGTCAAAAATTCCCTGATTCCTCTTTGTTGACGATACAGAGATTTAAGCGGTTTGAAAAGGAATCGGTGAGGGAAATTCCACGACTACCGCGGTATATCTTGCGGAGTCCCATTCGGGACTCCGAGTCAGATGAATGCAGAATC
This genomic interval from Gimesia alba contains the following:
- the gcvH gene encoding glycine cleavage system protein GcvH, translated to MDQGNLKFTKTHEWVSVDGEMATVGITDFAVNQLTDLVYIELPEIGSTCEAGKVFGEVESVKAVSDLYSPVSGEIAEVNASLVDDQAPLSDDPFGAGWITKVKMSNPSELDQFMTADDYQKFCESEAH